A stretch of Lathyrus oleraceus cultivar Zhongwan6 chromosome 6, CAAS_Psat_ZW6_1.0, whole genome shotgun sequence DNA encodes these proteins:
- the LOC127097890 gene encoding uncharacterized protein LOC127097890, with protein QPHDWTEDCQKAFDSIKEYLSEPPILSPPVEGRPLIMYLTVLEDSMGCVLGQQDESGKKEFAIYYLSKKFTDCESRYSMLEKTCCALAWAAKRLRQYMINHTTWLISRMDPIKYIFEKPALTGRISRWQMLLSEYDIEYRAQKAIKGSILADHLAHQPIEDHQPVQYDFPDEEILYLKMKDCDEPTLDEGPEPGSRWTMVFDGAVNQYGNGIGAVIITPQGSHIPFTARLTFKCTNNMAEYEACIMGLEECIDLRIKHLDVYGDSALVVNQIKGEWETNQPSLIPYRDYARRISTFFTEVEFYHIPREDNRMADALATLTSMIMVRRWNDVPNITVMRLDRPAHIFAIEEVKDDKPWYFDIKNFHQNQVYPPGASVKDRKTLRRLSGSFYLSGEVLYKRNFDMVLLRCVDRH; from the coding sequence cagcctcatgattggaccgaggattgccaaaaagctttcgacagtatcaaagaatatctgtctgaacctccgatcttgtctccgcctgtggaaggaagacctctgattatgtatttgacagttcttgaagactcgatgggttgtgtactcggtcaacaagatgaatcagggaagaaggaatttgctatatactacctcagtaagaagtttactgattgtgagtctcggtactctatgcttgagaagacgtgttgtgctttggcttgggctgctaagcgtttgcgccagtacatgataaatcatacaacttggttgatatccagaatggatccaattaagtatatcttcgagaagcctgctttaactgggaggatttcccgttggcagatgttgttgtctgagtatgatattgagtatcgagctcagaaagctatcaaaggtagtatcttggctgaccatttagcgcaccagccaatcGAAGATCATCAGcctgttcagtatgacttccctgatgaggaaattttgtatttgaagatgaaagattgcgatgagcctacacttgatgaaggtccggaacctggttccagatggacgatggtgtttgatggcgctgttaatcaatatggaaatggaattggggcagtgatcattactcctcaaggttcacacattccgtttacagcaaggctaactttcaaatgcacgaataatatggcggagtatgaagcctgtattatgggacttgaagaatgcattgatttgagaatcaagcatcttgatgtgtatggtgattcggcactggttgttaatcagatcaagggtgagtgggagacgaatcaaccaagtctcataccatacagagattatgcaagaaggatttcaacattcttcacagaagttgaattttatcacattcctcgagaggataatcggatggcagatgctcttgctacgctcacttccatgattatggtcagacggtggaatgatgtccccaatattactgtgatgcgtttggacagaccagctcacatatttgcaatcgaagaagtgaaagatgacaagccttggtattttgatatcaagaatttccaccagaaccaggtctacccgcctggggcatctgtgaaagataggaaaactttgagaaggttgtcaggcagtttctacctcagtggtgaagtgctgtataagagaaatttcgacatggttttgctcagatgcgtggatagacac